The following proteins are encoded in a genomic region of Haloarcula marina:
- a CDS encoding site-2 protease family protein has translation MRRFRIGSAFGIPIQLDLTFLLVLPLFAWIIGTQVGQTAELLNDSFGAGLDPAVLTDGNLVWVLGVVAAVGLFSGVVLHELGHSLVAIRYGYPIDSITLWLFGGIAQLTETPEDWKQELAIAVAGPAVSVALGILAYVAFVVLPATQSTVLEAGRFVLAYLALMNLALAVFNMLPGFPMDGGRVLRALLARTRPFAQATKIAAEVGKIFAVLLGLFGLFVAGNIFLAGLAFFIYIGAEGESRQTAMAAAFEGVTVEDVMTPASHVTSVTTRMSVRELIQTMFEERHTGYPVEQGGEVVGLVTLEDARAVREVERDAYTVGDVMTTDLYTVAPETDVMDALTRLQQNSVGRLVVTDPDGEFLGLLTRSDIMTALSIIKSSSEYGSLGGSESRTLRPEP, from the coding sequence ATGCGTCGGTTCCGCATCGGGAGCGCCTTCGGCATCCCCATCCAACTCGACCTGACCTTCCTGCTGGTCTTGCCCCTGTTCGCGTGGATTATCGGGACCCAGGTCGGCCAGACCGCCGAGTTGCTGAACGACTCGTTCGGCGCGGGCCTCGACCCGGCGGTGTTGACCGACGGGAACCTCGTCTGGGTGCTCGGCGTCGTCGCCGCCGTCGGCCTCTTTTCGGGAGTCGTGTTGCACGAACTGGGTCATTCGCTCGTGGCGATTCGCTACGGCTATCCCATCGACTCCATCACCCTGTGGTTGTTCGGCGGTATCGCCCAGTTGACCGAGACGCCCGAGGACTGGAAGCAGGAACTCGCCATCGCTGTCGCCGGACCCGCCGTCAGCGTCGCGCTCGGTATCCTCGCGTACGTCGCGTTCGTCGTTCTCCCGGCCACCCAGTCGACGGTCCTCGAAGCGGGCCGGTTCGTCCTCGCCTACCTCGCGCTGATGAACCTCGCGCTCGCCGTGTTCAACATGCTTCCGGGCTTCCCGATGGACGGCGGTCGGGTCCTCCGGGCGCTCCTCGCCCGTACCCGCCCGTTCGCGCAGGCGACGAAAATCGCCGCCGAAGTCGGGAAGATATTCGCCGTCTTGCTCGGCCTGTTCGGCCTGTTCGTCGCCGGGAACATCTTCCTCGCGGGACTCGCCTTCTTCATCTACATCGGCGCGGAGGGCGAGTCGCGACAGACGGCGATGGCCGCCGCGTTCGAGGGCGTCACCGTCGAGGACGTGATGACCCCCGCGAGTCACGTCACGTCGGTCACGACCCGGATGTCGGTGCGAGAACTCATCCAGACGATGTTCGAAGAGCGCCACACCGGCTACCCCGTCGAGCAAGGCGGCGAAGTCGTCGGCCTCGTTACCTTGGAGGACGCCCGCGCGGTCCGCGAAGTCGAACGCGACGCCTACACCGTCGGCGACGTGATGACCACCGACCTCTACACCGTCGCGCCCGAGACGGACGTGATGGACGCGCTCACGAGACTCCAGCAGAACTCGGTCGGCCGACTGGTCGTCACCGACCCCGACGGCGAGTTCCTCGGTCTCCTCACCCGGTCGGACATCATGACCGCCCTCTCCATCATTAAGTCCAGCAGCGAGTACGGGTCGCTGGGCGGGTCCGAGTCGCGCACGCTGCGACCGGAACCGTAG
- a CDS encoding 2-oxo acid dehydrogenase subunit E2 gives MSDRGDRIEPFPARRRGTVDYMRTAGRRSNVHGLLEVDVTEARRRIEAIEAETGESLSFTAFLVCCLARALEEHPHLNAYRDWRGRVHVFEAVDVNVLVETTVRGERMGVPHVIRGANERSVRSIHDEIRAAQATRDPANLSPLAELGFRLPGFVRRLVWRLPQWFPERWKAMAGTVAVTSVGMFGGGGGWVISPTNYTLQLTVGGISEQPRVVDGELRTRELLDLTVTFDHDVVDGAPATRFVKRLREHIEAADGLDTPGEP, from the coding sequence ATGAGCGACCGAGGTGACCGAATCGAACCGTTCCCTGCCCGACGCCGGGGGACGGTCGATTACATGCGAACGGCGGGTCGGCGGAGCAACGTCCACGGTCTCCTCGAAGTCGACGTGACCGAGGCGCGACGGCGAATCGAGGCCATCGAAGCGGAGACGGGCGAATCCTTGTCGTTCACCGCGTTTCTCGTGTGTTGTCTGGCCCGCGCCCTCGAGGAGCACCCTCACCTCAACGCGTATCGCGATTGGCGTGGTCGCGTCCACGTGTTCGAAGCCGTCGACGTCAACGTCCTCGTCGAGACGACGGTCCGCGGCGAGCGAATGGGCGTGCCGCACGTGATTCGAGGAGCCAACGAGCGCTCCGTCCGGTCGATTCACGACGAGATTCGGGCGGCACAGGCCACCCGTGACCCCGCGAATCTCTCACCGCTGGCCGAGTTGGGCTTTCGACTCCCGGGGTTCGTTCGACGGCTCGTCTGGCGGCTCCCACAGTGGTTTCCCGAGCGCTGGAAAGCCATGGCCGGGACCGTCGCCGTCACCTCCGTCGGGATGTTCGGCGGCGGCGGCGGGTGGGTAATCAGCCCGACGAACTACACGCTGCAGTTGACCGTCGGTGGCATCAGCGAGCAACCGAGAGTCGTCGACGGGGAACTGAGGACCCGGGAACTGCTCGACCTCACGGTGACGTTCGACCACGACGTCGTCGACGGCGCACCCGCGACGCGGTTCGTCAAGCGCCTGCGAGAACACATCGAGGCCGCCGACGGCCTCGACACACCCGGAGAGCCGTGA
- a CDS encoding DUF2182 domain-containing protein has protein sequence MDTPGTGVSRGRIGWQTVPIVALVTYGIALAAWVVVVARLLPMPGGGSGMQMSAPGAPEAMALSNGLWGVVLYLFMWTVMMVAMMYPSSVPLFGMYYKTLDGVSRAGTAARVGAFMGTYALVWGVTGVVPLVVNAVVPLATVAREQTGLLFGGTLVLLAAYQLSPYKNQCLKHCRTPLGFLMEYHRPGVRGAARMSARFSVFCIGCCWALFALMVVVGSMNVLWMAVITVVLSVERIVGLGERLSRGVGVVAAVAGGALLVLSVL, from the coding sequence ATGGACACTCCGGGTACGGGAGTGAGTCGGGGTCGCATCGGCTGGCAGACCGTCCCGATAGTCGCGCTCGTCACCTACGGTATCGCGCTGGCCGCCTGGGTGGTCGTCGTGGCGCGGTTGCTCCCGATGCCCGGTGGGGGGAGCGGGATGCAGATGTCCGCCCCCGGTGCGCCGGAAGCGATGGCGCTGTCGAACGGACTCTGGGGCGTCGTCCTGTACCTGTTCATGTGGACGGTGATGATGGTCGCCATGATGTACCCGTCGTCCGTGCCGTTGTTCGGGATGTACTACAAGACGCTCGACGGAGTCTCGCGTGCGGGGACGGCGGCACGGGTGGGCGCGTTCATGGGCACGTATGCACTCGTGTGGGGGGTCACCGGCGTCGTCCCGCTCGTCGTCAACGCCGTGGTCCCACTCGCCACAGTCGCCCGCGAGCAGACGGGACTGCTGTTCGGCGGGACGCTCGTCCTCCTGGCGGCGTACCAGCTCTCTCCGTACAAGAACCAGTGTCTGAAACACTGTCGAACGCCGCTCGGATTCCTGATGGAGTACCACCGGCCGGGCGTTCGGGGGGCCGCACGGATGAGTGCCCGATTTAGCGTCTTCTGTATCGGCTGTTGTTGGGCGTTGTTCGCGTTGATGGTCGTCGTCGGGTCGATGAACGTCCTCTGGATGGCCGTCATCACGGTCGTACTCTCGGTCGAACGCATAGTCGGGTTGGGTGAGCGCCTGTCGAGAGGCGTCGGGGTGGTGGCCGCCGTCGCGGGTGGCGCTCTCCTCGTACTTTCGGTCCTCTGA
- a CDS encoding DEAD/DEAH box helicase, with translation MSQQAAKVDTLFLHEHGEDARVVAQRDGERLFHGVLELKETNAGPRPRRLRIRGGSGEDLRSPDQFVELARRAARIRISEQTTPRVRDRFREMLDGYQLDAKVVRTCRYCASAGRYSPITGETAIEADGESICPDCAREELDRELAFEGNITGDARKRLEELLLEVQDLDRITNLLSGQLDPDLTKFDEISATVEDVDPVRVDSLGLHPGIQQHLESRFDTLLPVQSLAVEHGATDGRDQLVVSATATGKTLIGEMAGLDRVLNGQGKMLFLVPLVALANQKYESFQERYGDMVDVSLRVGASRIADEGGRFDPDADIIVGTYEGIDHALRTGKDLGNVGTVVIDEVHTLGEDERGHRLDGLISRLKYYCEEGTTAASRHDGGKQADSDTQWIYLSATVGNPSQLAKRLRATLVEFEERPVPIERHVTFADGREKIDTEKKLVKRAFDTKSSKGYRGQTIIFTNSRRRCHQISRKLQYSSAPYHAGLDNRKRKQVERQFADQELAAVVTTAALAAGVDFPASQVIFDSLAMGIEWLTVQEFSQMLGRAGRPDYHDKGTVYVLVEPDCSYHNSMEMTEDEVAFKLLKGEMEPVMTRYDEGAAVEETLANVTVAGKHAKRLNDRMVGEVPTKHALGKLLEFEFIDGLSPTPLGRAVTRHFLAPDEAFQLLDGIRKGLDPYDIVAEMELREEH, from the coding sequence GTGTCTCAGCAGGCCGCGAAGGTGGATACGCTGTTCCTTCACGAACACGGGGAAGACGCCCGTGTGGTCGCCCAACGCGACGGGGAACGACTGTTCCACGGGGTGCTCGAACTGAAGGAGACGAACGCGGGGCCGCGGCCCCGACGCCTCCGCATTAGAGGCGGGTCCGGCGAGGACCTCCGTTCGCCCGACCAGTTCGTCGAACTCGCCCGCCGCGCGGCCCGCATCCGCATCTCCGAACAGACGACGCCGCGGGTTCGCGACCGCTTCCGCGAGATGCTCGACGGCTACCAACTCGACGCGAAAGTCGTCCGAACCTGCCGATACTGCGCGTCGGCGGGCCGCTACTCCCCCATCACGGGCGAGACGGCCATCGAGGCAGACGGCGAGAGCATCTGTCCGGACTGCGCTCGCGAGGAACTCGACCGAGAACTCGCCTTCGAGGGCAACATCACCGGTGACGCTCGAAAGCGACTCGAAGAACTCCTGTTGGAAGTGCAGGACTTGGACCGAATCACGAACCTCCTGTCGGGCCAACTGGACCCGGACCTGACGAAGTTCGACGAGATATCGGCCACCGTCGAGGACGTCGACCCCGTTCGCGTGGATTCGCTGGGCCTCCACCCGGGCATCCAGCAACACCTCGAATCCCGGTTCGACACCCTGCTTCCGGTCCAGAGCCTCGCCGTCGAACACGGCGCGACCGACGGCCGGGACCAACTCGTCGTCTCCGCGACGGCGACGGGAAAGACGCTCATCGGGGAGATGGCGGGCTTGGACCGCGTGCTGAACGGCCAGGGGAAGATGCTGTTTCTCGTCCCCCTGGTGGCGCTGGCGAACCAGAAGTACGAGTCCTTCCAGGAGCGCTACGGCGACATGGTGGACGTGTCCCTGCGCGTGGGCGCGAGTCGTATCGCCGACGAGGGCGGCCGCTTCGACCCCGACGCCGACATCATCGTCGGCACCTACGAGGGTATCGACCACGCGCTTCGGACCGGGAAGGACCTCGGGAACGTCGGCACCGTCGTCATCGACGAGGTCCACACCCTCGGGGAGGACGAACGCGGCCACCGACTCGACGGCCTCATCTCGCGGCTGAAGTACTACTGTGAGGAGGGGACGACGGCGGCCTCCCGGCACGACGGGGGGAAACAGGCCGACAGCGACACCCAGTGGATATACCTCTCGGCGACGGTCGGTAACCCCAGCCAACTGGCCAAGCGGTTGCGGGCGACGCTGGTGGAGTTCGAGGAGCGCCCGGTCCCCATCGAACGACACGTCACCTTCGCCGACGGCCGCGAGAAGATAGATACGGAGAAGAAACTCGTCAAGCGCGCGTTCGACACGAAATCGAGCAAGGGGTATCGCGGGCAGACCATCATCTTCACCAACTCGCGGCGGCGCTGTCACCAGATTTCCCGAAAGCTCCAGTACAGTTCCGCGCCGTATCACGCCGGACTGGACAACCGCAAGCGAAAGCAGGTCGAACGACAGTTCGCCGACCAGGAACTCGCGGCGGTGGTGACGACGGCGGCGCTCGCGGCGGGGGTGGACTTCCCCGCCTCGCAGGTCATCTTCGACTCGCTGGCGATGGGTATCGAGTGGCTCACCGTCCAGGAGTTCAGTCAGATGCTCGGGCGGGCCGGACGGCCGGACTACCACGACAAGGGGACGGTGTACGTCCTCGTCGAACCCGATTGCTCGTACCACAACAGCATGGAGATGACCGAGGACGAGGTGGCGTTCAAACTCCTCAAAGGGGAGATGGAACCGGTCATGACCCGCTACGACGAGGGCGCGGCCGTCGAGGAGACGCTGGCGAACGTGACCGTCGCGGGCAAGCACGCGAAACGCCTCAACGACCGGATGGTCGGCGAAGTGCCGACCAAACACGCCCTCGGCAAACTGCTGGAGTTCGAGTTCATCGACGGCCTCTCGCCGACGCCGCTGGGTCGGGCCGTGACCCGGCACTTCCTCGCGCCCGACGAGGCGTTCCAGTTGCTCGACGGCATCCGGAAGGGACTGGACCCCTACGACATCGTCGCCGAGATGGAACTGCGCGAGGAGCACTAG
- a CDS encoding DUF7571 family protein, with protein sequence MQPCHNCQAVIDEYYLDKQLEPLRELTVDEFNLCVDCTTIVPDACSECDGAVYVPRNESRTPDYCPACRADHIDQTGTDPGWHIDTAAN encoded by the coding sequence ATGCAACCGTGCCACAACTGTCAGGCGGTCATCGACGAGTACTACTTGGACAAACAACTCGAACCCCTGCGTGAACTCACAGTCGACGAATTCAACCTCTGTGTCGACTGTACGACCATCGTCCCCGATGCGTGTAGCGAGTGCGACGGCGCGGTCTACGTCCCCCGGAACGAATCGCGGACCCCCGACTACTGTCCGGCGTGTCGGGCCGACCACATCGACCAGACGGGGACCGACCCCGGGTGGCATATCGACACCGCCGCCAACTGA
- a CDS encoding DUF1326 domain-containing protein, with protein sequence MPEEWALRGDYVEACNCDVACQCVWMEAPNDDICTVSLAWHIRDGHYGDVDLSDLSVGMLISTEEGVMFAPETGWDVVLFVDEAADEAQRAAIEDVYMGRAGGIWAAVADTHVQSADVAVAPIDFERDGTDFSVEIGDVVSMTAGGAAGFNDEVGTISPHPLTADGVVQTGKSTTATVSYDDAFSWDVSGNNAYLGDFELANA encoded by the coding sequence ATGCCAGAAGAATGGGCGCTCCGAGGCGACTACGTAGAGGCCTGCAACTGTGACGTCGCTTGCCAGTGTGTCTGGATGGAGGCACCGAACGACGACATCTGTACCGTCTCGCTGGCGTGGCACATCCGGGACGGTCACTACGGAGACGTCGACCTAAGCGACCTGTCCGTCGGCATGCTCATCTCGACCGAGGAAGGCGTCATGTTCGCGCCCGAAACCGGGTGGGACGTCGTCCTCTTCGTCGACGAGGCCGCCGACGAGGCACAGCGAGCCGCGATTGAGGACGTCTACATGGGGCGGGCCGGCGGCATCTGGGCGGCCGTCGCCGATACGCACGTCCAGTCGGCCGACGTCGCGGTCGCGCCCATCGATTTCGAGCGGGACGGCACGGACTTCAGCGTCGAGATTGGAGACGTGGTCTCCATGACGGCGGGCGGCGCGGCCGGGTTCAACGACGAGGTGGGGACGATTTCCCCCCACCCGCTCACGGCAGATGGCGTCGTCCAGACCGGAAAGTCGACGACCGCGACCGTCTCCTACGACGACGCGTTCTCGTGGGACGTCTCCGGCAACAACGCCTACCTCGGGGACTTCGAACTGGCGAACGCCTGA